The following are from one region of the Anolis carolinensis isolate JA03-04 unplaced genomic scaffold, rAnoCar3.1.pri scaffold_15, whole genome shotgun sequence genome:
- the fam131c gene encoding protein FAM131C isoform X3, which translates to MMAPLAADFFTIAHKEQPPDPPSSAPQEESPHKKRLQALEGGSSGTLSGPNLASSTSSSSGHGYNVTALATSSLVGLVQTIKDHITKPTAMAQGRVAHLIEWKGWSAPRVEREAPLTDEELYADLSDELKEARFAAGVAEQFAITEATLSAWSSMDEEELHYWGASQDALRLPDLENVYLQEHLLLGPQALGSPRLAGNLRAFPPSRRESLGPNGPLVPNPWRDFVGPCRVPGLEQGGFDSAPGPLWLQHSTPSLRYVDSSSLSEDDVFYN; encoded by the exons ATGATGGCGCCCCTGGCCGCAG ACTTCTTCACCATCGCCCATAAGGAGCAGCCCCCGGACCCCCCTTCCTCGGCCCCTCAGGAAGAAAGCCCccacaag AAGCGCCTCCAGGCCTTGGAGGGCGGCAGCAGCGGTACTCTCTCCGGCCCCAACCtcgcctcctccacctcctcctcctcgggccaCGGCTATAATGTGACGGCTCTGGCGACTTCTTCCCTGGTGG GCCTCGTCCAGACCATCAAGGACCACATCACCAAGCCCACCGCCATGGCCCAGGGCCGCGTGGCCCACCTCATCGAGTGGAAGGGGTGGAGTGCCCCCCGGGTGGAAAGGGAAGCCCCCCTGACAGACGAGGAGCTCTACGCAGACCTGAGCGATGAGCTCAAGGAGGCCCGCTTCGCTGCTG GGGTGGCTGAGCAGTTTGCCATCACGGAAGCCACGCTGAGCGCCTGGTCCTCGATGGATGAAGAGGAGCTGCATTACTGGGGGGCCTCCCAAGACGCCCTCCGGCTCCCAG ACCTGGAGAACGTCTACCTGCAGGAGCACCTCCTCCTCGGACCACAGGCCCTGGGCAGCCCCCGCCTTGCCGGAAACCTCCGGGCCTTTCCGCCCTCCCGGCGGGAATCCCTCGGCCCCAACGGACCCTTGGTGCCCAACCCCTGGAGGGACTTTGTGGGCCCCTGCCGGGTGCCTGGACTGGAGCAGGGGGGCTTTGACAGCGCCCCcgggcccctctggctccagcaCAGCACGCCCTCCCTCCGCTACGTGGACAGCAGCTCCCTCTCGGAGGACGATGTCTTCTATAACTAG
- the fam131c gene encoding protein FAM131C isoform X2 — protein MGLCVTKDFFTIAHKEQPPDPPSSAPQEESPHKKRLQALEGGSSGTLSGPNLASSTSSSSGHGYNVTALATSSLVGLVQTIKDHITKPTAMAQGRVAHLIEWKGWSAPRVEREAPLTDEELYADLSDELKEARFAAGVAEQFAITEATLSAWSSMDEEELHYWGASQDALRLPDLENVYLQEHLLLGPQALGSPRLAGNLRAFPPSRRESLGPNGPLVPNPWRDFVGPCRVPGLEQGGFDSAPGPLWLQHSTPSLRYVDSSSLSEDDVFYN, from the exons ACTTCTTCACCATCGCCCATAAGGAGCAGCCCCCGGACCCCCCTTCCTCGGCCCCTCAGGAAGAAAGCCCccacaag AAGCGCCTCCAGGCCTTGGAGGGCGGCAGCAGCGGTACTCTCTCCGGCCCCAACCtcgcctcctccacctcctcctcctcgggccaCGGCTATAATGTGACGGCTCTGGCGACTTCTTCCCTGGTGG GCCTCGTCCAGACCATCAAGGACCACATCACCAAGCCCACCGCCATGGCCCAGGGCCGCGTGGCCCACCTCATCGAGTGGAAGGGGTGGAGTGCCCCCCGGGTGGAAAGGGAAGCCCCCCTGACAGACGAGGAGCTCTACGCAGACCTGAGCGATGAGCTCAAGGAGGCCCGCTTCGCTGCTG GGGTGGCTGAGCAGTTTGCCATCACGGAAGCCACGCTGAGCGCCTGGTCCTCGATGGATGAAGAGGAGCTGCATTACTGGGGGGCCTCCCAAGACGCCCTCCGGCTCCCAG ACCTGGAGAACGTCTACCTGCAGGAGCACCTCCTCCTCGGACCACAGGCCCTGGGCAGCCCCCGCCTTGCCGGAAACCTCCGGGCCTTTCCGCCCTCCCGGCGGGAATCCCTCGGCCCCAACGGACCCTTGGTGCCCAACCCCTGGAGGGACTTTGTGGGCCCCTGCCGGGTGCCTGGACTGGAGCAGGGGGGCTTTGACAGCGCCCCcgggcccctctggctccagcaCAGCACGCCCTCCCTCCGCTACGTGGACAGCAGCTCCCTCTCGGAGGACGATGTCTTCTATAACTAG
- the fam131c gene encoding protein FAM131C isoform X1, giving the protein MTGCLGHHAHFFTIAHKEQPPDPPSSAPQEESPHKKRLQALEGGSSGTLSGPNLASSTSSSSGHGYNVTALATSSLVGLVQTIKDHITKPTAMAQGRVAHLIEWKGWSAPRVEREAPLTDEELYADLSDELKEARFAAGVAEQFAITEATLSAWSSMDEEELHYWGASQDALRLPDLENVYLQEHLLLGPQALGSPRLAGNLRAFPPSRRESLGPNGPLVPNPWRDFVGPCRVPGLEQGGFDSAPGPLWLQHSTPSLRYVDSSSLSEDDVFYN; this is encoded by the exons ATGACGGGGTGTCTGGGTCACCATGCAC ACTTCTTCACCATCGCCCATAAGGAGCAGCCCCCGGACCCCCCTTCCTCGGCCCCTCAGGAAGAAAGCCCccacaag AAGCGCCTCCAGGCCTTGGAGGGCGGCAGCAGCGGTACTCTCTCCGGCCCCAACCtcgcctcctccacctcctcctcctcgggccaCGGCTATAATGTGACGGCTCTGGCGACTTCTTCCCTGGTGG GCCTCGTCCAGACCATCAAGGACCACATCACCAAGCCCACCGCCATGGCCCAGGGCCGCGTGGCCCACCTCATCGAGTGGAAGGGGTGGAGTGCCCCCCGGGTGGAAAGGGAAGCCCCCCTGACAGACGAGGAGCTCTACGCAGACCTGAGCGATGAGCTCAAGGAGGCCCGCTTCGCTGCTG GGGTGGCTGAGCAGTTTGCCATCACGGAAGCCACGCTGAGCGCCTGGTCCTCGATGGATGAAGAGGAGCTGCATTACTGGGGGGCCTCCCAAGACGCCCTCCGGCTCCCAG ACCTGGAGAACGTCTACCTGCAGGAGCACCTCCTCCTCGGACCACAGGCCCTGGGCAGCCCCCGCCTTGCCGGAAACCTCCGGGCCTTTCCGCCCTCCCGGCGGGAATCCCTCGGCCCCAACGGACCCTTGGTGCCCAACCCCTGGAGGGACTTTGTGGGCCCCTGCCGGGTGCCTGGACTGGAGCAGGGGGGCTTTGACAGCGCCCCcgggcccctctggctccagcaCAGCACGCCCTCCCTCCGCTACGTGGACAGCAGCTCCCTCTCGGAGGACGATGTCTTCTATAACTAG